A part of Gemmatimonas groenlandica genomic DNA contains:
- a CDS encoding response regulator — protein MSNSIRLLTVDDHPIYRGGLSALIAAYPDFELVAQAANGREAIDAFRAHRPDVTLMDLSMPVMGGVDAIAAIVGAFPDARIIALTTWDGDADIHRALAAGARGYLLKDMVAEDVVHAIRRVHAGMRAIPSVIAETLADATPRVDLTEREVDVLTQMAKGLSNKEIGAALGCTEATVKVHVLHIFQKLGAPDRTGAVTIALKRGIIHLPAHD, from the coding sequence ATGAGCAATTCGATTCGTCTTCTGACGGTGGACGATCACCCCATCTATCGCGGTGGCCTCTCCGCGCTGATTGCCGCGTATCCGGACTTCGAGCTCGTTGCGCAAGCCGCCAACGGACGCGAGGCAATCGATGCGTTCCGTGCGCACCGGCCGGACGTGACGCTGATGGACCTCAGCATGCCGGTGATGGGCGGTGTCGACGCGATAGCCGCGATCGTCGGCGCCTTTCCCGACGCGCGTATCATCGCGCTCACCACGTGGGATGGCGACGCTGATATTCACCGCGCCTTGGCGGCGGGCGCGCGCGGGTACCTGCTCAAGGACATGGTCGCGGAGGATGTCGTGCATGCCATCCGTCGGGTGCATGCAGGAATGCGCGCCATTCCCTCCGTCATAGCCGAGACGCTCGCCGATGCCACACCGCGCGTGGACCTCACCGAGCGGGAGGTCGACGTGTTGACGCAAATGGCGAAGGGATTGAGCAACAAGGAGATCGGCGCAGCGCTTGGCTGTACGGAAGCGACGGTCAAGGTGCACGTCCTCCACATCTTCCAGAAGCTCGGCGCACCCGACCGCACCGGTGCCGTGACCATCGCGCTCAAGCGCGGGATCATTCACCTCCCCGCACACGACTGA
- a CDS encoding epoxide hydrolase family protein, whose amino-acid sequence MTQTLEVSKGAAGNINEAAVRPFRANIPEKDIADLRRRLAATRFPNKELVSDRTQGVQLATLKALVKYWGTEYDWRKAEARLNAFPQFVTKIDGVDIHFIHVKSKHANAMPLIMTHGWPGSVFELLQVIDPLTNPTAHGGSASDAFDVVLPSLPGYGFSGEPSELGWDSGRIAGAWAQLMARLGYTQYVAQGGDVGAAVTDAMARQGPKGLRAIHVNLLAGATGIADRLPAKSDEERAAHKALATFKATGFGYFLEQSTRPQTIGYSLLDSPAGLAAWLLDHDTDSYYKISRAFVGGEPTGGLTREAIVDNITLYWLTGTGGSSARWYWELGQFLASPAAAMAPPPTKVPVGFTTFPGEIWAAPRSWAEAVYPGLAYFNAVDRGGHFAAWEEPALFATEVRAAFKKVR is encoded by the coding sequence ATGACACAGACGCTGGAAGTTTCGAAGGGCGCCGCAGGCAACATCAACGAAGCAGCCGTCCGCCCGTTTCGGGCGAACATTCCGGAGAAGGACATCGCCGACCTTCGCCGACGCCTCGCGGCAACACGTTTCCCCAACAAGGAACTCGTCTCTGATCGTACGCAGGGCGTGCAACTCGCGACACTCAAGGCGCTCGTGAAGTACTGGGGGACGGAGTACGATTGGCGAAAGGCCGAAGCACGGTTGAATGCATTTCCGCAGTTCGTGACGAAGATCGACGGGGTGGACATTCACTTCATCCACGTCAAGTCAAAGCACGCGAACGCGATGCCCCTGATCATGACGCACGGGTGGCCTGGCTCGGTGTTCGAGCTACTGCAGGTCATCGATCCACTCACGAATCCGACGGCGCATGGCGGGAGTGCGAGCGACGCGTTCGACGTGGTGCTGCCATCGTTGCCCGGATACGGGTTCTCCGGTGAGCCCAGCGAGCTTGGTTGGGACTCCGGGCGCATCGCCGGCGCATGGGCACAGTTGATGGCGCGTCTGGGCTACACGCAGTACGTCGCCCAGGGGGGCGATGTGGGTGCCGCGGTCACAGACGCCATGGCGCGGCAGGGGCCCAAGGGACTGCGCGCCATTCACGTGAACCTGCTGGCTGGCGCGACAGGCATCGCCGATCGACTCCCGGCCAAGTCGGATGAGGAACGCGCGGCGCACAAAGCATTGGCGACGTTCAAGGCGACCGGCTTTGGCTACTTCCTGGAACAGTCCACCAGGCCGCAAACCATCGGCTACTCGCTGCTCGATTCGCCGGCCGGACTTGCCGCGTGGCTGCTCGATCATGACACCGACAGCTACTACAAGATCTCGCGCGCGTTCGTGGGCGGCGAGCCGACCGGCGGTCTCACTCGGGAAGCCATCGTCGACAACATTACCCTGTATTGGCTGACCGGCACCGGTGGGTCGTCCGCACGGTGGTACTGGGAACTCGGGCAGTTTCTCGCGTCGCCTGCTGCCGCCATGGCTCCGCCTCCAACGAAGGTGCCCGTGGGCTTCACGACGTTTCCCGGAGAGATCTGGGCTGCCCCACGCAGTTGGGCTGAGGCCGTGTATCCCGGCCTTGCCTACTTCAACGCCGTCGATCGCGGCGGGCACTTCGCCGCGTGGGAAGAACCTGCGCTCTTCGCGACAGAAGTGCGTGCGGCGTTCAAGAAAGTGCGGTAA
- a CDS encoding cupin domain-containing protein — protein MIRLAVVAVLAAGAAALNIRPTQQTGVKRIDLLRHDLSTAGREVIQARVEVAPGFTAPKHKHPGEEMVYLIEGTLEYQLEGQPPVTLHPGQVLFIPAGTPHSAKNVGRSVGAELATYTVEKGKPLLVLVK, from the coding sequence ATGATAAGACTCGCCGTCGTTGCGGTCCTCGCTGCTGGCGCCGCGGCGCTCAACATCCGGCCAACGCAGCAGACAGGAGTGAAGCGCATCGACCTGCTGCGGCATGATCTCAGCACAGCTGGTCGCGAAGTGATTCAGGCGCGCGTTGAAGTGGCGCCGGGGTTCACGGCGCCCAAGCACAAACATCCTGGCGAAGAGATGGTATACCTGATCGAAGGCACGCTCGAGTATCAGCTCGAAGGTCAACCTCCTGTGACCCTTCATCCAGGCCAGGTGCTGTTCATTCCAGCAGGCACCCCTCATTCGGCAAAGAATGTCGGCCGCAGCGTCGGCGCCGAGCTCGCGACGTACACCGTGGAAAAGGGAAAGCCGCTGTTGGTTCTGGTGAAATGA